From the Triticum urartu cultivar G1812 chromosome 4, Tu2.1, whole genome shotgun sequence genome, the window CGCGACGGTGACCAGCCCGGCCGCGTCCCTCCCCGGCGCGAACGCGCAGGGGCTCGCCATGGCGCGCATCGACCTGGCCCCCGGCGGCATGGCGCCGCTGCACTCCCACCCGCGCGCGTCGGAGGTGGCGCTCGTGCTCTCCGGCGGCGTGCTGGTGGGGTTCGCCGACACGTCGTACCGGCTCTACACGCAGCGGCTGCGCGCCGGCGAGGCGTTCGTGTTCCCGAGGGGCATGGTGCACTTCATGCGCAACGAGGACGTCTCCGCCCCCGCCGTCGTGCTGTCCGGGCTCAACAGCCAGAGCCCCGGCGCGCAGCTCGTGCCCTTGTCGGCGTTCCGGACGGAGCCGCGCCTGCCGGACGAGGTCGTCAAGAAGACGTTCAGGATCACCGGGCAGGACGTGCAGAGGATACAAAGGAGCCTCGGTGGGTCGTAGGGGGGAAGATCGCCTCCGCTTGCATCGATTTAGTACTGTACTCGGCTACTCGGTAGATAATTACTCGTGTGCTACCACAGGAGTCTAAATATTGTACGCAATCATCATGATTTACCTGTCATTTTTATCATTAACATGATTATTACATATTAAAAATGGGACTGACTAGCGTCCAATTGACTGAAAACAAATTTAGGGCCGTCGATTTGTTCTCATCCGTTTGATGCAGAATCGACGGCCGGATGACCTTCAATCTCCAGCACTCCTTGCGTGGCATTGTACATAAATCATTGTATATAGTTCAAACTCATAAGATGTAACATTATTATCGGAAG encodes:
- the LOC125552810 gene encoding germin-like protein 3-1; translated protein: MLITGRSCGQKTVKLEAMSATTNHATLIARAIVSLAMIFFFSAVCKSDPDLLFDHCVADTAAAAAFHFNGLPCIDPATARADHFATSALSEPTDPSATLFGFNATVTSPAASLPGANAQGLAMARIDLAPGGMAPLHSHPRASEVALVLSGGVLVGFADTSYRLYTQRLRAGEAFVFPRGMVHFMRNEDVSAPAVVLSGLNSQSPGAQLVPLSAFRTEPRLPDEVVKKTFRITGQDVQRIQRSLGGS